GAAGGATGAGCCTGGGATCTGCGGGCTGATCTCCGGGGGATCCCTCCTTCTCTTGAAGGCACAACCCAACTGCTGTATCTCAGCCCAGTGTTTTAAGCATGTGTCTCCGAGTTCCCTATTGATTTTTGgactgctgttgctgctgcaagggggaaaaatccaGCTGTAACAGGGGAGGGATGGTGAGAGAGAGGATGCAGTCTCCTCCGGTGGGAAGGAAAGCTGGATTGTTcttgcagcacagctctggtgaCTCAAACACGCTGGGTTTGTCTGTTCTCCGATGCGTGGGTCTGCCTCTCTGTAGTTGTCCCAATAACATCGCGTCTGGCGCTGCTGAACTGTTATGTCTCTGAACACGGTGTCTCAGGCCCACAAGGTAAAAGCAGTGATTACAGTACAATGCACCACAGTGGTGCTCGACTTCAAAGTGAAAATGCTCAAGAGCAGCAGGCtgtcttaggaaaaaaatagggaaataGTCCTTTTCTAGCAAGGGAGATGTACTAACTGGCTTTTCCTGTCTCTCAGCTTTGATTTCCCCCCCCCTCCAGTGACTACTGAAAATCTCTGTGCAGTGTTGCCTGTTGAAGGGAGTCCAGCAGATCGCTACAAAGTTGGTGGGAAAAGGCCACAAGAAATATACTGGCAAAAAACTccaagaaacaggaaaaaaatgaccTGAGGCTTGCGCCCGCAGCTCCTCAGATTCACCTTTGGTGTGGCTGCAACGCAGGGATGTGGGGGCTGTCCCTCACCTGCCTGGTGACAGCGGCCTGTGCCGGGTGCTGCAGCACGCTCTGGGAAAGCAGCGATGGGGCTGATGAGGTTTGCTTAGCTAAGGGCTTGCCTGCAGCCAAAatccagcccaggggctgccgTGCTGATGTGCTGGCTGTGGGTGAAAAGTGAGTGCTAGCAGGGGAGTGAAGCAGGCGCCTTTCCCAGTGGGAAAGTGACAGATCCATCCGACTGGCCTCGACACCAATTGCGGGTTGTTGTCCCAACACACCCCTTTGGCAGCACACCAGCCCGAAGATAACAGAGGGAATTTGCCTTCCAAGgccccctgcagctcctcccactgctgcttttgGGTTTGACATCGGGACAATAGGCTCCACagtcccctccatccctcttggtgcagcagcagggtcaggctgTGCAAGGATGGGATGTGTTTGTAGCTGGCTGTGACTTGTGTGCCGTGGTACCCTGGGGAAGCTGGTGTTGGAAACAACCATCCTTCCCAAAAAGCTGGGGTTGTTTGGATAGTGTTCCTTAAATCTGTGAGAACTCAAATTCAAAGGCTGAGTGCTCTTTCCCTAGTGAGCAAAAGTGGCTTGAGCAACTTTGCCCGCTCAAATAAGGGTAGAACCTGGTTTTTGGCTCTGGGAAGAAAGCTGGACTGTGCTGGGAGCAAAactggggagctgcagaggccCTGAGCAGTCTGGGCTATCACAGCCCCTGTGAGGGCAGCACAAGCTCCACAGCGGCTGGTTTGAgtcagctcagctgggacaggctcttcacaaaaacaaaaaaaagagttgtCCCCTGAAACCCAAGCACTGTGCAGTCTGTGCTTTCCTGGGGTGGAGATCACTTGCCATTAAGACCCCCATCCTTCCAAACATGAAGAGCACTGCAACTGCCTCATTCCCTCAGAGCAATTCCCAAGGCTTGTTGTCACATTTTCTTTCACCCTGTCTGTTCTCAAGCGTTCTGCTGGAGTTCTTGTTCCCTCTTACACCCGTGGCctttctgccagcagctcctgcaggacatTCCTGACCAGCAAGGACTCTGCAGAGCACAAggcaggcagccaggctgcaggctgGAGGAAAGTTCAGCAAACTGGCTGCTGAGATGAGCTGGGAACTGCTGGGATACCCCCCTAAAGCTCTTTGTGTCCTCACTTCAGCTTAGGGAccttgcagctctgccagcagtgcctggagcagcttgctcccagcagcagcatctggtgctggggtggctgcaggggtGGGGAGAGCTCTTGGAGCTCGGGCTGAAGCATTAATTGTCCCCACGTGAAGTGAGGTGCTGATTGCTGCCTTCCAACAGGAGCTTGTGAGAAATGACAGATTGCTTTGTTTGGCTGCTCATTGCTCAGATGGCAGTGAGGGCTGAGCATGGGTGCCACTGCAGCCTTGGAGGTAGTTAGATCATTTGGGTCTTGAGTTAGCACATCCAGTTCCCAATGTCTGTTTGAACATGCAGCCTCAGAGtttccagcctgcagagcaccaAGATTACAGCCTTGTGATCAGCCAGGTGTGCTCTTCACTGACTCCACCacactggcagggctggctcaggcTGCGGGAGTGAGCCAGCCAGGAGGCTGGCATTGCCCTGccagggtggcacagcagcGTTGGCCCCCAGGGAaggtgtgctcagagctgcaagGGGCAGCTCCATCTCTCGTGGAGCCTCCTCTGTGACAACTCAGCCCACCAAGGGCAGAGGTCCCCCACACAGCCTGGGGTCACTGGCACAATGTCACCACCCGGATGGCTGGCACAGAAGGCCGGGGGAGATCCGGGAATGGCTCCCCCACGGGAGGGGGACTAACAGGAATTGCAGCAGCCCTGTGCCGGTTCAGCACCATTTCCTGGTGACGTTGGTTTGTGCCTGGCAGGAGCCCTGCATCACAAGGTCTGACTAGTTAAACACTGGTGTCAACGTGTGCTAGAGACTCATCAAACTTTCTAGCAGAACGTTGTTGTGTGCCAGCCCTGATCAGACTGATCCACAGGGCGTTTTGATGGGTCAGCCCTTTCCTGTTACTGATGGAATATGTGCTCATTATGGAGCCTGCTTACCACAGTCCCGTGGGctcagccagctctgggctATGGAGTTTGCAGCAGGGGCTCGAGAAAAATATCCTGTGCCTAAAACCAGAGGATTGGGAGGGATTGTGTTAGAGGGCTTGTTTTCCTCCCTGCGTGTAATCTGTGTTTAGagcctctgtgtgtgcctgtttatgctccagccctggattGCTGATCACATGCACAGTGTCCCAGGGTGAGTGAATAGAAACCTGGCTattcccctcctgctctgcttggcCTGTGCCTCACACAGGGAAAGGCAGGGTGGTGAACCTGCCTGGGAGTGCTCTGGGTGGAGAGACAGGCTTTTGGTTCAGGAATAATACTAAATTTGCAGTCCTGGTGTTGCCACATGTGCATGCTCCCATTAGGGCTGGAAAGGATGGAGTGGGTCATGAACTGGCTGTCTGCAGTCACAGGCATTTGATGGATGCTTTGGGACCCTTCCCAGTTTGCTGTCTGTTCTGTGTGTCATCCCAGTCCAAATGCTTCCTGGTAGTTTATAATCACCATAACCTTCAGGAAGAGACCAACATCTGTAACTCGTGTGCTGCAGGAGATAAGGGCAGCATGCTACAGAGGACAGCAgagaaattaaacaaataatTACAGTGGTTCCTTATGTTTGATCTGAGGGAAAATCCTGTCAGAGCACAAAACTGGAGACTGTTTTATCCACAGAGGTGTGATGAGGACACCCCAagcaggctgctgcagctgcagagccatggCCAGCTCCTGCCAAGCCAGCTCCCAGTCAGATCCTGCAGGAAGGGCATTATGGCACTGATATCCCTGGAGATAacctctccctgctgggatgggacTGCTGCAGTCTGTCCTGGCTCCTGGTTGTGCTCTGGGCCAAGGGCATTGCTCTGTTGGGGAGGACTGTCCTCATGAGCAGCAGGCTGCAGTGGTGGCAGGAGGCTGTGCATTGCTTTCCACGCTTCTGACACAacccttttcttcctcctgaggGATCTGGCAGCTCCAGTGTTTCTTTAGGACTGGAATCACTTGATCTGGCTAAGTCACTTTTGCTGGGTGTCTCATTTAGAGTCCCTGGGAAAATGGGAGGTCCTCTGTGCAGCTGGAATGGGACCTTGAGCatccctctgcagtgctgggttcCTTGGGGATGGACAGGCTGCTGTCAGCGTGTGGCTTTTAGCATATCCACCTGCACAAGGCTTTGGAGTTCCTGCCAGCCAGTTCTTgccctcctggggctggagaCATCAGCTGTGTCCTGGCCCCTTCACCTGGTGGGTGACAGTGGCACTGTCCATCAGCTTCCTCCTTAACACCTATCAGAAGTGATATTCACTGATCAGAGCTACCCAGGAGGGATTGTGGGATAATCTGCATAATAATGTCAGGGAATTAGTCAACTCCTGAAGAATATCTGAGCAGCTGGCTATAGGCCACGAGTGAATGTGAATTAAATATGTAATTATTGTATTCCAAATAAATGTTCGAGGTAGGCCTCCAAACACCCATCTGTTTCTTCCCCTGTGTACCACCTCTCTCCTTTTGGGAAAATATGTTGGATTTCTTCTCCAGGTGCCCTCTGCATCTTCCTAGCAGAATAAAGCTGTACTTCTTCCTTGAACACTGCCTGTTTGTGTGCTTGGTTCAGGGGAGGAGTCCTGCAAGGGGAACTgcggctgctcctgctcaggaaTAACCTcttggagctgtggctgccgtGGTGCTGTGCTGATACCTTCCTCCCCAGGAGGTGTGGGCTGCTTTGCACAGCTTTCCCAGGGAGCAGCTCGAGCGCAGAGCCTGAGggagtgcagctccagcctggagtGTGTGGGATTTCGTGACccatggcagcagccagggtCCCTTGGAAAGTCCTGCTTCAGTTCCATGTGGCTGCATGGGAAAGGTCTGCTTGGCAAccacagaggctgctggggcctgGCTATATTTAGTTGTAACCAAGTTCTGGAGGAGGGAAAGCTCTCTCCTTTTGCTTGAGAAAGCAGCATCCTGTTGCCTGGAGTTTGCTGCAGCTGAATCACCAGCTTTGGCTCGTGGCAAGGTGTGCATGGATGAGGTGGGTACGGAAaggggctgagcagaggcaagaagctctggcacagctctcaTGCAGATGAGTTGTGTCATGTAAGGCATGGCTAGTGATGGGCTTCAAACCCTCCAGCTTGTGTATTGGCATCAAGTCACCTTTCTCAAGGCGTCCTCTGCACTCCTGGGCTTTTTGGAGAAGAAACAATTGTCTTCTTCCCGGGGAGAAGcagcaaaagaaggaatctGAGCCCAGGCTGCCCCTTCAAGTGGCTGCTAAGTGCCTGTTGTCAGCAAGTGTCCCCTGCCCGAAGACTGAGGCACACTGGCACAGTTCTTTGGAGTCATGCTTTGTTCTTGCTTTACTGGGCATCTGTGGGTCTCTCCAAAACCTGGCTGTGCTCATTTCCAGTTATTGATGGATCTTTTCACAGCCACACATGTATGCTGTGCAGCTTTGGGAGAAAAGGGTTTAAGCAGGGAATATCTCATTTATTTGGGGGGACATTTCCTGAGGCTGGgagtttctgttcctgttgtgtagGGGAGTTTCCAAGCTGTatgtttctggtttttcttcctccttaaCAGTGAGTGTTTATCAGCCAAGGGGAAAAACTGCATGTCCAGCTGTAGGAGTTGTTCACATTGGCATCAGGGACTGCCCCTCATGAGACATTGTTGTTCCTACCACAAATGAtagtgaaaaaaggaaaaaaaccttctctTGGACCTTGCTGAGGTTCAGGGCCCTGCAAAGGAGGGCTGAATCCAGCCTGGAGTGGACTGAGGCAAGCTGAACATGCAGGTGCAGTATGTGAGCAGTGCCTGGcccacacctgcagcaccaaGGTGACAATTGTCCAAGGTGTCACCTCCtcttcccagagccagcaggtgccatccctgctcagccaggctgaaaCTGAGCTCGGTGCTGAGAGCAGGATGTCCTCCTGCTTGTCTTTCTCCACCACTCCTGCCATCTCTCCAGAGCCCACCAGGGACAAGGGAAGGGTCCACTGTGTCTGCCAGGTTGCTTTTTCCAAGAGGCACCATCTTCCCCTGAGCCCTGGATTGTGAATGCAGCTGGGATCCAATCTGTTCCTGGTCTGGAACCTGGAGGGAGGACGTGTTCCTGTCTCCAGCTGCTTTGGAGTGCATTCTATTTAGGCTTTTCTCACTATCAGTGTCTCAATTTGTGAGGTGTGGAGCTGCAGGGTGATTTTCAGAGCTGGTGGAGGCTCTTCTCCACCTTCCAGAATCCACAGACCTGAGAGTAGTGTGCACAAGGCAGAAGGAAGACTGACACCATTTGTGATGATTTTATTGCCAGTACACATGCTGAGGTCCAAGGGCAGAGAGTGAATGCAAATCCATGTGCTGCTTTCACTGATTCAAAGGAAAGGagtcctgctccctgccctgggctggcaaaAGCAGTTTGGGGTGCAGATCCACGTGGAACCTGTGGCTCTGGGGATCTCTCtgggtggctgtgctgaagggCACTTTATTCCTGATGGCAGAGGGCCTGGGAAGTTTGGTGTCCTGGGCAGCTGTagccaaggctgagccctgctgtgctgtgtcctggtGCTGCATGGGCAGGCAGTGGTGTCTGGGGCAGTGAGCAGCCAGGAAAGGTGGAAGAGAGGCACTGAACACACCCCAGTTTTGCAGAACCTATGGGATACAGCTGGATAAACAGTTGTATCAGAGAAGGATTTGGGGAGtgggaaaacagaggaaaaggagagcagGCTCTGGCTTTGCCTGCCTGTGTGCAAGGGTGAGTGACTGGCACGGACTTGCAGGGCTTTGTTCTGGGTGGGAGCAGcttgctgcagggcagggctgccagcctggcttggagaggcaggagaagaaggtgggatgctcaggagaccccatccctgtgccaaaACCCAAActggtgcccagggctgcccagacTGCTGTGGGTGAGCTGGAGCTGGTtctctctgcagcagagctgagtgagcctctccagccaggctgggcatgacTCACAGCCCAGTGGCCACAGCCAAGGCAGGtcagcctggcctggagggAAGAGAAGGTCTCTGGAGAGGGGAGTGCTGTCAAATCTCCCACTTCTCAGGCAAACAGCCTTGccctctgcctgctggggtgagctctgccaggcatgcactcccctccctgctccctctcacCAGTGCTGCCTTCAGCTCAAAGTTTCCAGCCAGGTATGGAGCAGATGGCTGAGCCATCCAGGAGGCAGGAGCATGGAAAGAGCCTCTGGCAGGCTGGGGCAAGCACTCTGCTCTTTGCAaggcacagggctcagcacaACCCTTGTGGTGaccagggccaggagcagctcagctgggcacaGTGTGATTGCTTGAGTGGGAGCTGttccccctggcacaggagctgctttgtCTGGGCAGCGGTGCCATGGGGCAGAGGCAGTGGCTCTCAgtggcaggggcagtgctggctgccaggCTGCAATGTAGTCACCCCCAAGGACTGCCGTGACTAAGGAGAAGGgactgcagcaggctctgggctgctgtggcagagctgtggcagtggtggccgtgccctggtgccagcagagccGGTGCCAGCcgccctgtcccagcctgctccgtgggcagtgccaggtgcCCGCTGCCCgtgccagcagccaggcccacgtggctgctcagctgctgacTCTGCAGTGCCCCAGCCTCCCGTGCCAGCAGGCACCAGGATGTGCtggctcctcccagccctggcagctgtggcacagatCCCTGATAAAGTCCCATGGGCTCTCCTCCTCATACCTTCCCATCCTGGGCTTTGTTTGCTCTCTCTAGTGCTGTGGTGGGGtttctgggatggggcagagctgggggagccaAGACTGCTGTCTGAAGGAGAAAGTGCCCATGGCACGTGGCTGAACCCAGGCAGGAGCCAACTGTTTTTCTGCTGCCACTTGTGCCCAGAATaggagctgtgggcaggctATAGGGGCGGAGGAGAGGGTGGCAGGCAGCAAACTTGGTGCTGCTGTCACATTAAAGGGTACCATGGTGATGCCTCTGGAGCACTGCTGCCTCGGTGGCTTTGGGAAAGCCACAGACTCTTGGCTGGAGGTGCAGCAAGCAGGCAGGGGTGTTACCTGGAGACAtcctctgtcacagacacattttatgaaaaatccttttgttaggattttttcctcctgagaagctgagaggcctcagaggaaaaaaaaacccaataattatctgctgctgtgggatgcaacaggtgcatctgtgattggtccatcttgtttttttttaattaatggccaatcacggTCTGGCTGTctcggactctctggtcagtcacaagattttattatcattctattccttgctagtcttctgatggaatcctttcttctattcttttagtgtagttttagtatataattttcttttaatatagtatagtataatatattatagtataatatagtatagtataatatagtatagtatggtatataatatagtataataatatataatatagtataacataacataatataatataacatacattaaaaaataataaatcagccttctgaaacatggagtcaagatctcatctcttccctcatcctgggacccctgtgaataCCACCAcagtcctccctgtgctgctcaaaTGTAATTGCTGCTGATGTGCCTCCTTTGCTCTATTGCTTTCGCAGTCCTCAGTGTGCTCCAAgattgtgcagctgctggggcagaacGAGGTGGATTATCGCCAGAAGCAGGTGGTGATCGTGAGCCAAGACAGCTTCTACAGGGTGCTCACCTCGGAGCAGAAATCCAAAGCACTCAAAGGCCAGTTCAATTTTGACCACCCAGGTGagtggagagcagccctggggctctgccatgcactgtggggacagggatggagacCCTTCATGGACCCTGGGGCTCTGAATCCTCATGGGATGCCTTAGTCAagctcctgtggctgggaccACCTGTGTGTCATCCCCCCCCATCTCTCTTAGGAAGGAAATGGGGTGGAGTGTTTGGGATGTGAAAGAGCAGGTTATAAACCCTCAAACTCCTTAAGAccctcttcttcctgcaaaaacATCCCTCAGTTTGAACAAGTTTTTCATAGAATTGTAGAATCATCGAATAGTTTGGGTTAGAGGGGACCTTAAAGGTGATATTGTTCCAATACCCTTCACCTAGAGCAGGCAGCAAAGGAACAGATTGGGTTTTGGTGCAGCTGAGTCAGGCCCAGAGAGATCTGGGCTGGCAGAGtccctggagccagcagctccctgtgcctccctCAAGGAGGGAaccagctgtgcagctgctctgcaaaccctTCCAGTGAGGGGCCGTGCCCTGTTACCACAACAGGGGCTCTTTGAACCATCTCTGGGCTCAGTGGGGAAattccagagctgctgtcccttGGTCCCCAGGAAGACAATGCCAGAGGCAGCGAGCCCTGAGCAAACAGAGCCCTGTCTGTGTTGCTGGAACACTGCTGCAGTCTCTgtctgagggctggagccctgGAGGAGATGCCttcctgtgcctgggctggcagcagtgctgcacaaGGACAGTATTGATCTCTGCAGGCcacatcccaggctgctgcacagccacagagccCCGTGGCCTTGCCTGCTCCCTGGGGAGGTGCAGGGCTTTCCTcactgtgtgtctgtctgtccccagtgTGAGGTGCCAACGACTCTGGCTTGGGCAAAGCTCAGCAGCTGGTGGGTGGGAGAGGTTGCAAAGCTGCCTCGGGTAACGTTTCCTCTCTCCTCAGATGCCTTTGACAACGAGCTGATCGTGAAAACGCTCAAAGAGATCACAGAAGGGAAGACGGTCCAGATTCCTGTCTATGACTTTGTCTCCCACTCCAGGTCtaacagctgctcctgccttgctgtgcctctgctAATGTCCtgtggcagccctgccctgcccaaaCTCCTGCCCTCTGCTTGGGTGCCTAAGTGCCAGCACAAAGTTCCCATCCTaactcctccagccctgggttAGAGCATCTCAGGCAGAGGGTCTGGAAAGCTGTGTAACCATCCAGTAACATCCAGGCATCAGCGCTGGGTGGTTAATGACCtcccttttcttccccatcCATGGTCCTCTCCCCACAAACTCAGTGTTTGCAGCTTTAACAAGCATTCCAGCCTCAaacaccctggcagtgccaggaaaggaggaggacaacaacaattcctgctcctgtACCACTCCCCTTGCCTGTGTTCAGCTTATTTTTGCATGCCTGTGTTGGTCGTGGATGGCGTtgctctgctgtgcttcccACAAAATCACTGTGCTGTCAGGGAagtgctgcctgctccccagggaagcagagctggccATGCAGGTTCCCTGGGCTTTTTAGCTTGGCACATAACCcttgtgagcagcagctggcccAGGTAGGGGGAGAAGGGCTGGTGTGCTTCCTGCTTTGCCATTTATCCTTCCAGGAAGCCTACGTATGCCTTGGATTCCCTCCAGGGGTAGGtctgccctctcctctctctctctcccctctctctccctcctctctctccctcctctctccctccctcctctctccctcctctctccctcctctctccctcctctctccctcctctcctgcccccTTGGTGCAGCAGTGGTGTCCCAGGGTTGGAGCAGTGCTTTAGGAGCACAGCTGTTCCCCCACACCTCTCTCTGTGCTGGccagcctcccccagcagcagggtctgACTGTGCTCTCCATGGCAGGAAAGAGGAGACGGTGACAGTGTACCCTGCTGACGTGGTGCTCTTCGAGGGCATCCTGGCCTTCTACAGCCAGGAGGTGAGGGACCTGTTCCGCATGAAGCTCTTCGTGGACACGGACGCCGACACCCGCCTGTCCCGCAGAGGTGAGCGGGGACAGAAATGCCCCTGACTGCTCTGGGCACACAGGcagggggcaggagcagggacagaaatgCCCCTGATTTCTCTGGGGACACAGGCAGTGACAGTGAGAGAAATGTCCCtaactgctctgggcagctgggcacacaggcaggtggcagtgagcagggacagaaaTGCCCCTGACTGCTCTGGGCACACAGGcagggggcaggagcagggacagaaatgCCCCTGATTTCTCTGGGGACACAGGCAGTGACAGTGAGCAGTGACACCAATGCCCCTGACTGCTCTGGGCACACAGgcaggtgacaggagcagggacacaaatgCCCCTAAGTGCTGTGGGCACacagtgagcagggacaccaaTGCCCCTGACTGCTGTGGGCACacagtgagcagggacaccaaTGCCCCTGACTGCTGTGGGCACACAGGCAGTGAcagtgagcagagcagagctggcacaaagctgtgaagagctgtggaGCTTTTCCTGCCCAGTGCAGAGTGTCACTAGGGCAGCTTGTggcttgctctgtgtgtgtctcttGGGATTCAGTGGGATTTTTGCTGCCTTGGCTGGGATTCCTCCTT
This DNA window, taken from Melospiza georgiana isolate bMelGeo1 chromosome 9, bMelGeo1.pri, whole genome shotgun sequence, encodes the following:
- the UCK2 gene encoding uridine-cytidine kinase 2 — its product is MAGDSEQRLEEQGQPSGGEPFLIGVSGGTASGKSSVCSKIVQLLGQNEVDYRQKQVVIVSQDSFYRVLTSEQKSKALKGQFNFDHPDAFDNELIVKTLKEITEGKTVQIPVYDFVSHSRKEETVTVYPADVVLFEGILAFYSQEVRDLFRMKLFVDTDADTRLSRRVLRDISERGRDLEQILSQYITFVKPAFEEFCLPTKKYADVIIPRGADNEVAINLIVQHIQDILNGGLSKRQSNGYLNGYTPPRQRQPSESSSRPH